One window of Mus caroli chromosome 11, CAROLI_EIJ_v1.1, whole genome shotgun sequence genomic DNA carries:
- the Kcnj2 gene encoding inward rectifier potassium channel 2 — protein MGSVRTNRYSIVSSEEDGMKLATMAVANGFGNGKSKVHTRQQCRSRFVKKDGHCNVQFINVGEKGQRYLADIFTTCVDIRWRWMLVIFCLAFVLSWLFFGCVFWLIALLHGDLDTSKASKACVSEVNSFTAAFLFSIETQTTIGYGFRCVTDECPIAVFMVVFQSIVGCIIDAFIIGAVMAKMAKPKKRNETLVFSHNAVIAMRDGKLCLMWRVGNLRKSHLVEAHVRAQLLKSRITSEGEYIPLDQIDINVGFDSGIDRIFLVSPITIVHEIDEDSPLYDLSKQDIDNADFEIVVILEGMVEATAMTTQCRSSYLANEILWGHRYEPVLFEEKHYYKVDYSRFHKTYEVPNTPLCSARDLAEKKYILSNANSFCYENEVALTSKEEEDSENGVPESTSTDSPPGIDLHNQASVPLEPRPLRRESEI, from the coding sequence ATGGGCAGTGTGCGAACCAACCGCTACAGCATCGTCTCTTCGGAGGAAGATGGCATGAAGCTGGCCACTATGGCAGTTGCCAATGGCTTTGGGAATGGCAAGAGTAAAGTCCATACCCGACAACAGTGCAGGAGCCGCTTTGTGAAGAAAGATGGGCATTGCAATGTTCAGTTTATCAACGTGGGTGAGAAGGGACAGAGGTACCTGGCAGACATCTTTACTACCTGTGTCGACATCCGCTGGAGGTGGATGCTGGTTATCTTCTGTCTTGCATTCGTGCTCTCCTGGTTGTTCTTTGGCTGTGTGTTTTGGTTGATAGCTCTGCTCCACGGGGATCTGGATACTTCTAAAGCGAGCAAAGCATGTGTGTCTGAGGTCAACAGCTTCACggctgcctttctcttctccatcgAGACCCAGACAACCATTGGCTATGGTTTCAGGTGTGTGACAGACGAGTGTCCAATTGCTGTCTTCATGGTGGTATTCCAGTCAATCGTAGGCTGCATCATTGACGCCTTCATCATTGGCGCAGTCATGGCGAAGATGGCAAAgccaaagaagagaaatgagacTCTTGTCTTCAGTCACAATGCTGTGATTGCCATGAGGGATGGCAAACTCTGTTTGATGTGGAGAGTGGGTAACCTTCGAAAGAGCCACCTTGTGGAAGCTCATGTCCGGGCACAGCTTCTCAAATCTAGGATCACTTCAGAAGGGGAATATATCCCTTTGGACCAGATAGACATCAATGTTGGTTTTGATAGTGGAATTGACCGCATATTTCTAGTGTCCCCCATCACTATCGTTCACGAAATAGATGAAGACAGCCCTTTATATGACTTGAGTAAGCAGGACATTGACAATGCAGACTTTGAAATTGTTGTCATACTGGAAGGCATGGTGGAGGCCACCGCCATGACAACTCAATGCCGGAGTTCGTATCTGGCCAATGAAATTCTCTGGGGTCACCGCTATGAGCCAGTGCTCTTTGAAGAGAAACACTACTATAAAGTAGACTATTCAAGATTCCATAAGACTTACGAAGTACCTAACACCCCCCTTTGTAGTGCCAGAGACTTAGCAGAGAAGAAATACATCCTTTCAAATGCAAATTCATTTTGCTATGAAAATGAAGTTGCCCTAACAAGCAAAGAAGAGGAGGATAGTGAGAACGGAGTTCCAGAGAGCACAAGTACAGACTCACCTCCTGGCATAGATCTCCACAACCAGGCAAGCGTACCTCTAGAGCCCAGGCCCTTAAGGCGAGAATCGGAGATATGA